The following coding sequences are from one Cryomorphaceae bacterium 1068 window:
- a CDS encoding bile acid:sodium symporter family protein has product MDSTVSLDSISISFSSDSLVLLNLCLGFIMFGVALGINTADFEQLMKNPRAVLAGVCSQFIILPLLTFILVLVFKPHPALALGMILVASCPGGNISNFFSSISGANVSLSVTLTAVATFLSPILTPFNFDFYSKSALQAGDFLTSFELSFFDMLKTVLILLVIPLILGILFRKRFPHITSKIEKPIRIISMLVLLGFIAVGLLNNFDAFLDHIDLVFVLVLVHNGVALLSGYFSAKAFGLQDDLKRTVIIETGIQNSGLGLIIIFNFFDGNGGMAMIAAWWGIWHIISGLTLSYFFQLRDKRLTERTPS; this is encoded by the coding sequence TTGGATTCTACAGTTTCACTCGATTCCATCTCGATTTCATTTTCCAGTGATAGCTTAGTGCTGCTCAACCTATGCCTAGGCTTTATCATGTTTGGCGTTGCATTGGGAATAAACACAGCAGATTTCGAGCAGCTTATGAAGAACCCTAGGGCCGTTTTGGCTGGTGTATGCTCGCAATTTATTATTCTACCCCTTCTGACCTTCATCTTGGTTCTTGTATTCAAACCTCATCCTGCTTTGGCACTTGGGATGATTCTGGTGGCTTCTTGTCCGGGTGGAAATATTTCAAATTTCTTTTCCTCTATCTCAGGCGCGAATGTTTCTCTTTCAGTAACGCTTACCGCGGTTGCAACTTTTCTAAGTCCAATTTTGACACCTTTCAACTTTGACTTCTATTCGAAGAGCGCGCTCCAAGCCGGTGATTTTCTCACCTCATTTGAGCTAAGTTTTTTCGATATGCTTAAAACCGTTTTGATCTTATTGGTAATCCCATTGATCCTAGGGATTCTTTTCAGAAAGAGATTTCCCCATATCACTTCAAAAATTGAGAAGCCTATCAGAATTATAAGTATGCTAGTACTATTGGGGTTTATAGCCGTCGGATTACTCAATAATTTCGATGCTTTCTTAGATCATATCGATTTAGTTTTCGTGCTCGTTCTGGTGCATAATGGTGTAGCTTTGCTTTCCGGATACTTTTCGGCAAAGGCTTTCGGCTTGCAGGATGATTTAAAAAGAACGGTTATTATCGAAACAGGGATCCAAAACTCAGGCCTGGGCCTCATCATTATCTTTAATTTTTTCGATGGAAATGGCGGGATGGCTATGATAGCAGCATGGTGGGGCATCTGGCATATCATTTCAGGACTTACACTGTCCTACTTTTTCCAACTTCGTGATAAGCGGCTCACCGAACGTACTCCTTCTTAA
- a CDS encoding CPXCG motif-containing cysteine-rich protein, translated as MIEYFFTCPYCFQEISMLVDVSLPEQEYIEDCEVCCNPIEVKVSAENQEITNFEVFSIEQ; from the coding sequence ATGATCGAATACTTTTTTACTTGCCCTTACTGTTTTCAAGAAATATCCATGCTCGTAGACGTCTCATTGCCTGAACAAGAATACATTGAAGACTGTGAAGTTTGTTGTAATCCTATCGAGGTGAAAGTTTCAGCTGAAAATCAGGAAATCACAAATTTCGAGGTTTTTTCAATCGAACAATGA
- the ung gene encoding uracil-DNA glycosylase has protein sequence MSEIRLHPSWKAVLSDEFTEPYFQSLISFVKQEYASTKVYPPGQLIFSALDHTPFQDVKVVILGQDPYHGPGQANGLCFSVNEGVALPPSLKNIFAEVRDDLEIEMPVNGNLERWADQGVLLLNATLTVRAHQAGSHQNKGWERFTDAAVKALSQKRENIVFMLWGSYAQKKGAVIDRNKHLVLQAPHPSPLSSYRGFFGCKHFSKANAYLNGEGKAQIEW, from the coding sequence ATGTCTGAGATCAGATTACATCCGTCTTGGAAGGCCGTTTTGAGTGATGAGTTCACGGAACCTTATTTCCAATCGCTGATCTCATTTGTGAAGCAAGAATATGCGAGTACAAAGGTTTATCCCCCGGGCCAGCTCATTTTTAGTGCCCTCGATCATACGCCTTTTCAAGATGTGAAAGTAGTTATCTTGGGTCAGGACCCCTATCACGGGCCTGGTCAAGCCAATGGATTGTGTTTTTCTGTGAATGAAGGTGTAGCACTGCCTCCATCATTGAAGAACATATTTGCTGAGGTACGTGATGACTTGGAGATAGAAATGCCTGTCAATGGAAACCTGGAGAGATGGGCAGATCAAGGGGTTTTGCTTTTAAATGCTACCTTAACTGTGCGAGCACATCAAGCAGGCTCTCATCAAAATAAGGGGTGGGAGAGATTTACCGATGCCGCGGTAAAGGCACTCAGTCAAAAAAGAGAAAACATAGTATTTATGCTTTGGGGCAGCTATGCGCAAAAAAAGGGAGCTGTCATAGACCGAAACAAACACCTGGTTTTACAGGCTCCGCATCCTTCGCCTTTGTCTTCCTATCGCGGCTTTTTCGGCTGTAAACATTTCAGTAAGGCCAACGCTTACTTAAATGGTGAGGGTAAGGCTCAGATAGAGTGGTGA
- a CDS encoding DEAD/DEAH box helicase, whose product MEDKATSVSVIEKELYPYQEEAIDKIFTAFEKAKGKVDVLFQLPTGGGKTIIFSEIAKKFIGDTGKKVLILTHRVELCAQTSKALGEIDVKNKIIDRDVKELHDREEYSCYVAMVETLNNRLNEDDQYLRNIGLVIIDEAHYNSFRKLFKFFKEANMLGVTATPLSSNRNLPLNENYNELLVGHSIKSLIADEYLSDATTYTFNVNLRSLKVGTDGDYTISSLDRLYSLYTMQDRLLAAYQERAAGKKTLIFNSGIATSIRVYELFKNGGFKVKHLDSTFTAKDRKDTLDWFRNTDGAILTSVGILTTGFDEPSVESIIINRATRSLTLYHQMIGRGSRSTKTKKHFTIIDLGNNVERLGLWQDYINWQDIFKFPDKYFEKINDRDNQLMVDYHYVRPEWLQELFPKNGPEDEFNMKRVYAELADRGEKPKKAVDLSIDNHMKQIIKNSEDYYDGLELVDHLKEEIEYRCRLYCSCLHNATESYSDWLKDTYIRKLKNGLRLEMM is encoded by the coding sequence ATGGAAGATAAGGCTACATCAGTATCTGTGATCGAGAAAGAACTCTACCCTTACCAGGAAGAAGCGATTGACAAGATCTTTACCGCATTTGAGAAGGCGAAAGGCAAGGTCGACGTGCTTTTTCAGTTGCCTACAGGTGGAGGGAAGACCATTATTTTTAGTGAGATTGCCAAGAAGTTTATTGGTGATACCGGTAAGAAGGTTTTGATTTTAACGCACCGTGTGGAGCTTTGTGCCCAGACCTCCAAGGCTTTGGGTGAGATTGACGTAAAAAATAAGATCATCGACCGTGATGTGAAGGAACTCCATGATCGCGAGGAGTATAGTTGCTATGTAGCGATGGTCGAAACGCTCAACAATCGATTGAATGAGGATGATCAGTATCTCAGAAATATTGGTTTGGTTATTATCGATGAGGCGCATTATAATTCGTTTAGAAAGCTTTTTAAGTTTTTTAAAGAAGCCAATATGCTTGGTGTTACGGCTACTCCGTTATCCTCAAATCGAAATTTGCCGCTCAATGAGAATTACAATGAGCTCCTTGTCGGTCACAGTATTAAAAGCCTTATTGCCGATGAGTATTTGAGCGACGCGACTACCTACACCTTCAACGTGAATTTAAGATCGCTCAAAGTTGGTACCGACGGGGACTATACGATCAGTTCTTTGGACCGATTGTACAGCTTGTACACCATGCAAGACCGACTCTTGGCAGCATATCAAGAGCGAGCAGCAGGTAAGAAGACATTAATTTTCAATAGTGGTATAGCTACATCGATCAGAGTATATGAGCTGTTCAAGAACGGTGGTTTCAAGGTAAAGCATTTGGACAGCACGTTCACCGCAAAAGATCGAAAAGATACTTTGGACTGGTTTAGAAATACGGATGGAGCGATCTTAACCAGTGTCGGAATCTTGACAACAGGTTTTGATGAGCCTTCGGTTGAGAGCATCATTATCAACCGAGCTACACGCTCGCTCACGCTTTATCATCAGATGATTGGGAGAGGTTCGCGAAGCACCAAGACAAAGAAGCACTTTACTATTATTGATTTGGGTAATAATGTCGAAAGGCTTGGTTTATGGCAAGACTACATCAATTGGCAAGATATTTTCAAATTTCCCGATAAGTACTTTGAAAAGATCAACGATCGGGATAATCAACTTATGGTCGATTACCACTATGTGCGACCCGAGTGGCTACAAGAGCTTTTTCCAAAGAATGGCCCCGAAGATGAGTTTAATATGAAGCGTGTCTATGCTGAGTTAGCTGATCGCGGAGAGAAGCCAAAGAAGGCAGTTGACTTGAGCATAGACAACCACATGAAACAGATCATTAAAAATTCTGAGGACTATTATGATGGACTTGAGTTGGTAGATCACCTTAAAGAGGAGATTGAGTATAGGTGCCGACTGTATTGCTCTTGTTTGCATAATGCCACTGAGAGCTACAGCGATTGGCTAAAAGACACTTACATCAGAAAACTCAAGAACGGGTTGAGGTTAGAAATGATGTAA
- a CDS encoding SPFH domain-containing protein: protein MITPIIIVVLLVLLLLGVFTVKQQSAALVERFGRFQSVRNSGFQLRIPFVDRIAGRVSLRIQQLDVNVETKTKDDVFVKMKVSVQYLVLKEKIYDAFYRLQNPNDQITSYVFDTVRAEVPKLRLDDVFEKKDDIAIAIKRELEQAMNEYGYGIIKALVTDIDPAEEVKIAMNRINAAERQRTAAEYEGEAERIRIVAKATAEAESKRLQGQGIADQRREIARGLEDSVNVLNKVGINSQEASALIVVTQHYDTLQSVSEKSRSSLILLPNNPSAASNMLTELTTSFIAANKLKELELEDNEANPEKAKD from the coding sequence ATGATAACACCAATTATAATAGTCGTACTACTCGTATTACTTCTTCTTGGAGTATTTACGGTAAAGCAGCAAAGCGCTGCCTTAGTAGAAAGATTCGGAAGATTTCAAAGTGTCAGAAATTCAGGGTTTCAACTCCGTATACCCTTTGTAGACCGAATAGCTGGGAGAGTTAGCCTTAGGATTCAACAACTTGATGTAAATGTGGAGACGAAAACGAAAGACGATGTTTTTGTAAAGATGAAAGTCTCTGTGCAGTACTTGGTGCTGAAGGAAAAAATCTATGATGCGTTTTACAGACTCCAAAATCCGAATGATCAAATTACTTCATATGTTTTTGATACGGTTAGAGCAGAGGTACCTAAATTGAGGTTGGACGATGTATTTGAAAAGAAAGATGATATTGCCATTGCGATAAAACGCGAGTTGGAGCAGGCAATGAATGAATATGGTTATGGTATTATAAAAGCTTTGGTAACCGATATTGATCCGGCAGAAGAGGTGAAGATCGCCATGAATCGCATTAACGCTGCGGAGAGACAGCGAACTGCTGCTGAGTACGAAGGGGAGGCTGAAAGAATTAGAATAGTAGCCAAGGCTACCGCGGAAGCAGAGAGTAAAAGACTGCAAGGGCAGGGTATAGCTGATCAACGAAGAGAAATAGCTCGAGGATTGGAAGACTCGGTTAATGTGTTGAATAAAGTGGGGATTAATTCTCAGGAAGCTTCAGCTCTAATAGTAGTCACTCAGCATTACGATACATTGCAATCCGTAAGTGAAAAGAGCCGTAGTAGCTTGATACTTCTGCCAAATAATCCGAGCGCCGCCAGCAATATGCTAACGGAGTTAACTACTTCTTTTATTGCAGCGAATAAGTTGAAGGAGTTGGAATTAGAGGATAACGAAGCTAATCCTGAGAAGGCAAAAGATTAA
- the typA gene encoding translational GTPase TypA has translation MSSIRNIAIIAHVDHGKTTLVDKMIQLGQIFGEHEKPGDLIMDNNDLERERGITILAKNVSVIYKDYKINIIDTPGHSDFGGEVERVMNMADGVLLLVDAFEGPMPQTRFVLEKALNAGLKPIVVVNKVDKENCTPEEVHEAVFDLMFDLGATEEQLDFQTIYGSAKNNWMSEDWQKPTDNITPLMDMIIKEIPEPHVEDGPFQMLITSLDFSPYLGRIAVGKVKRGTIKANQKVALLKRDGTSPKGNVKEVYVFEGLQKRKVPEVFSGDICALAGIENFEIGDTVSDADQQEALPTIDIDEPTMSMLFTINDSPFFGKEGKYVTSNHLKERLKKELEKNLALKVEPAEKGDSFRVFGRGVLHISVLVETMRREGYELQIGQPRVIIKEIDGRKCEPMEDLRIDLPESYSGKAIEQVNFRKGEMTSMTPKGDRMVLEFKIPSRGIIGLRTYLMTATSGEAIMTHRFTGFEPMKGEIGGRQNGSLISMELGKAIPYSLNNLQDRGKFFVDPNEEIYEGQVIGENTRPGDLTINVTKTKKMSNMRSSGADDKLKIAPALKFSLEEALEYIQADEYVEATPLSLRIRKVYLKEHDRKRSVKEFS, from the coding sequence ATGAGTTCAATCAGAAACATTGCCATTATTGCCCACGTTGACCACGGAAAAACTACCCTCGTTGACAAAATGATCCAGCTGGGTCAAATCTTTGGAGAACACGAGAAACCAGGTGACCTAATCATGGATAACAACGACCTGGAGAGAGAGCGAGGAATTACCATTTTAGCAAAGAATGTCTCCGTTATTTATAAAGATTATAAGATCAATATCATTGATACTCCCGGTCACAGTGACTTTGGTGGTGAAGTAGAGCGAGTGATGAACATGGCTGATGGTGTTCTGCTTTTAGTAGATGCTTTTGAAGGACCGATGCCTCAAACTCGTTTCGTTCTTGAGAAAGCCTTGAATGCAGGGTTGAAGCCGATTGTTGTTGTGAACAAAGTCGATAAAGAAAACTGTACTCCTGAAGAAGTACATGAAGCTGTTTTCGATCTCATGTTTGACTTGGGAGCCACTGAAGAGCAGTTGGATTTTCAAACTATTTATGGAAGTGCGAAAAACAACTGGATGAGTGAAGATTGGCAAAAGCCAACCGACAACATCACTCCTCTCATGGATATGATCATCAAAGAAATTCCTGAACCTCACGTAGAAGATGGGCCGTTTCAGATGCTTATCACTTCTTTGGACTTTTCTCCTTACTTAGGTAGAATTGCCGTTGGAAAAGTGAAAAGAGGTACAATTAAGGCCAATCAAAAGGTTGCACTTCTCAAAAGAGATGGCACTTCTCCAAAAGGAAACGTAAAGGAAGTTTATGTTTTTGAAGGTCTACAAAAACGAAAAGTACCCGAGGTTTTCTCAGGAGATATTTGCGCACTGGCGGGAATCGAAAACTTTGAAATAGGCGATACCGTTTCTGACGCTGATCAGCAAGAAGCGCTTCCAACTATTGATATTGATGAGCCTACTATGAGTATGCTATTCACTATCAATGATTCTCCATTCTTTGGAAAAGAAGGAAAATATGTGACTTCAAATCACTTGAAAGAGCGATTGAAGAAAGAACTCGAAAAAAACTTGGCGCTGAAAGTTGAGCCAGCTGAGAAAGGTGATTCTTTCAGAGTCTTTGGACGTGGTGTTCTTCACATCTCTGTTCTGGTCGAAACGATGAGAAGAGAGGGTTATGAGCTACAAATAGGACAACCAAGAGTAATCATCAAGGAAATAGACGGAAGAAAGTGTGAACCGATGGAGGACTTGCGTATCGATCTACCCGAATCTTACTCTGGAAAAGCGATTGAACAGGTCAATTTCCGAAAAGGAGAAATGACTTCTATGACTCCCAAGGGGGATAGAATGGTGTTGGAATTTAAGATTCCTTCACGTGGAATAATAGGTTTGAGAACTTACTTAATGACTGCGACTTCCGGCGAAGCCATTATGACGCACCGATTTACAGGGTTTGAACCCATGAAAGGTGAGATTGGCGGAAGACAAAACGGTTCATTGATCAGCATGGAATTGGGTAAAGCCATTCCTTATTCACTTAATAACCTTCAGGATAGAGGAAAATTCTTTGTTGATCCGAACGAGGAAATCTACGAAGGACAAGTAATCGGGGAAAACACACGCCCCGGAGATCTGACAATCAACGTTACCAAGACAAAGAAGATGTCAAATATGCGCAGCTCAGGAGCTGATGACAAGTTGAAAATAGCTCCTGCTCTCAAGTTCTCATTGGAAGAGGCATTGGAATACATTCAGGCTGACGAGTATGTAGAAGCTACTCCACTGTCTTTAAGAATTAGAAAGGTATACCTCAAGGAGCACGACAGAAAGCGATCGGTAAAAGAATTCAGTTAA
- a CDS encoding T9SS type A sorting domain-containing protein has protein sequence MIKCLRQPIAVLIAFFLGSTAFAQECTNYKLYYTHEASGEDGYALIEVDLSEGLASLTTLEENIGEAHIALSPDGGSIYVLGTDLRVYDVASGTMSESISIQTADGASLSGFPSAVCDANGVLYGGHSGTDQVYTIALDGTATAFGPSVDVNGGDLIFAGEDLWTINRGTNVFTKVLTGENFSVAVNEINGAATLGNGNVIVADGNGQGLFKEIDLSDASVVAEYESGLPLFNGDFAGGCLDNNPDGSACDDFSIFYANHGPGVSGTDIYNVDLGSGVADLSFEFNLPYEAHIAYQEDAALVLFVNANGNFVDFYDPATGTIESQLSLANGINTLYAVVYNANDEKLYVGDDSDNKIYAVDLTDGSYEFVADAPIHGGDLILIDNELYVATRAGDELRKVVGSSTEFVQNIPADVNGACADANNNILLANFMSDVFTVVDTDGNEVETYDLMLEGESFTAKNGDLAGGCNDNDGEVVCLEYAVYLINNPEQGGSTLYKVNIAGGSATLEVEAEFEHGAHIALGNEGQIYVVAAVQGKYSVYDPSSNTLSAPIQITFNGAPVNGTPQAVVDPSTGDLYVASVVDEAVYQVNPATGEAALFALTEVSGGDLVFTQDGDLWITNRFNDVFLNLTDGVSSFEPGLANINGAAVLEDGTIIVSNAGSSELNLIDPSTGMLMETSYGIDIVLENGDMAAGCVGGFTVIEECDDFRYFYIADNTPGFTQGTVFEGEVSDGEFVLTQLFETGLVAHLAVNTDNGTFYVVNGSVLRTYSYGGAQINEVSTSSIGNVTAAVFNPADGLVYVGDASDNEIWTVDAVSGDANLVAEDVPVQGGDLFLDELGKLYLIERNNNGPSKLYKIEDGAAVEVADLINSVNGGARNADGGLIVAEGDNSNSFYLYDIDGGNETMLAAVLDGNAFPVVDGDMASGCFDNTEIFEPQEAIVVAENVPALFNTYPNPTKGTSNINFEVMQDGFTSIELVDLNGRTQQVVFSQEAFAGQEYSLQIQANDLPDGVYIYKLTTKQGVVTKKLMINKN, from the coding sequence ATGATAAAATGCTTACGACAACCAATTGCAGTGTTGATTGCTTTCTTTTTAGGAAGCACAGCATTTGCGCAAGAATGCACAAACTACAAACTCTATTACACGCATGAAGCTTCGGGTGAAGATGGATATGCCTTAATAGAGGTTGATCTTAGTGAAGGTTTAGCTTCACTAACTACTTTAGAAGAAAACATCGGAGAAGCACATATCGCTCTATCTCCTGATGGAGGTTCCATTTATGTCCTGGGGACCGACCTTAGAGTGTATGATGTTGCCTCAGGAACAATGTCTGAGTCAATTTCAATTCAAACTGCTGACGGAGCCTCACTTTCAGGATTCCCAAGTGCTGTATGTGATGCCAATGGAGTTCTTTACGGAGGACATTCGGGGACTGACCAAGTATATACCATTGCTCTTGACGGAACGGCTACTGCCTTCGGTCCTAGTGTTGATGTAAACGGAGGAGACTTGATCTTCGCAGGTGAAGACCTTTGGACAATCAACAGAGGTACTAACGTTTTCACCAAAGTACTTACAGGAGAGAATTTCTCTGTAGCCGTAAATGAAATCAATGGTGCAGCCACACTAGGAAACGGAAACGTTATAGTTGCTGACGGAAACGGTCAAGGTTTGTTTAAAGAGATTGACTTATCTGATGCTAGCGTTGTCGCTGAATACGAATCAGGTTTGCCGCTTTTCAATGGAGACTTTGCAGGTGGATGTTTGGACAACAACCCTGACGGATCTGCTTGTGATGATTTTAGCATTTTCTATGCAAATCACGGTCCCGGTGTAAGTGGAACTGATATCTACAATGTAGATCTTGGTTCAGGAGTGGCTGATCTTTCTTTTGAATTCAACCTTCCTTACGAAGCTCATATTGCTTATCAAGAAGATGCAGCTTTGGTACTTTTTGTAAATGCCAACGGAAATTTCGTTGATTTTTATGATCCTGCTACGGGAACTATCGAAAGCCAATTGTCTTTAGCAAATGGGATTAACACACTTTACGCAGTAGTTTACAATGCAAACGACGAAAAGCTTTATGTAGGTGATGATAGTGATAACAAGATTTATGCTGTAGACTTAACGGATGGTTCTTATGAATTCGTTGCTGATGCACCCATTCATGGTGGAGACCTTATTTTGATCGACAATGAACTATACGTAGCTACTAGAGCAGGTGACGAACTAAGAAAGGTAGTAGGAAGCTCTACTGAATTCGTTCAAAATATACCTGCTGATGTCAACGGAGCTTGCGCAGATGCTAACAACAATATTTTGTTGGCCAACTTCATGAGCGATGTGTTTACAGTCGTTGACACCGATGGAAATGAAGTTGAAACTTACGACCTAATGTTGGAAGGAGAGTCTTTTACTGCTAAGAATGGTGACCTTGCCGGTGGTTGCAATGACAACGATGGTGAAGTGGTTTGCCTGGAATACGCTGTTTACCTCATCAACAATCCTGAGCAAGGTGGATCAACACTTTACAAGGTAAACATCGCAGGTGGATCAGCTACTTTAGAAGTTGAAGCAGAATTCGAACACGGTGCTCATATTGCACTCGGAAATGAGGGTCAGATCTATGTGGTGGCTGCAGTACAAGGAAAGTACAGCGTTTACGATCCTTCATCAAACACATTAAGCGCTCCTATCCAAATTACTTTTAATGGTGCACCTGTAAATGGAACACCTCAAGCAGTTGTAGATCCTTCAACAGGCGATTTATACGTTGCTTCAGTAGTTGATGAAGCGGTTTATCAAGTAAACCCTGCCACAGGAGAAGCAGCCTTATTCGCTTTGACAGAAGTAAGTGGTGGTGACTTGGTCTTCACACAAGACGGAGATCTTTGGATCACAAACAGATTTAATGATGTATTCCTAAATCTTACTGATGGCGTATCATCGTTCGAGCCGGGATTGGCTAACATCAATGGTGCAGCAGTGCTTGAAGACGGAACAATCATCGTTTCAAATGCCGGAAGTTCTGAACTAAACCTCATAGATCCTTCGACAGGAATGCTCATGGAAACGTCTTATGGCATTGATATCGTTCTCGAAAACGGAGATATGGCAGCGGGTTGTGTCGGTGGATTTACCGTGATCGAAGAGTGTGATGACTTCAGATACTTCTACATCGCTGATAATACACCTGGTTTTACTCAAGGTACAGTATTCGAAGGTGAAGTGAGTGATGGTGAATTCGTATTGACTCAACTGTTTGAAACAGGTTTGGTAGCTCACCTTGCGGTGAACACTGACAATGGAACCTTTTATGTAGTAAACGGAAGCGTCTTGAGAACATACAGCTACGGTGGTGCTCAGATTAATGAAGTTTCTACCAGCTCTATTGGCAACGTAACTGCGGCAGTTTTCAATCCTGCAGATGGACTGGTATACGTTGGCGACGCCAGCGACAACGAGATCTGGACAGTTGATGCTGTTTCCGGTGATGCAAATTTAGTTGCTGAGGACGTTCCTGTTCAAGGAGGAGATTTGTTCTTGGACGAATTAGGTAAACTTTACCTCATCGAAAGAAACAACAACGGACCATCAAAACTTTACAAAATTGAAGATGGCGCTGCAGTAGAAGTAGCTGACCTGATCAATTCTGTGAATGGTGGTGCGCGAAACGCTGACGGTGGTCTGATAGTAGCTGAAGGAGATAACTCAAACAGTTTCTACCTATACGATATTGATGGTGGAAACGAAACAATGTTAGCTGCTGTTCTCGATGGTAACGCGTTCCCGGTAGTTGATGGAGATATGGCTTCAGGTTGCTTTGACAACACTGAAATCTTTGAACCACAAGAAGCAATCGTGGTGGCTGAAAATGTTCCGGCACTATTCAACACTTACCCGAATCCAACCAAAGGTACTTCGAACATCAATTTTGAAGTAATGCAAGATGGATTCACTTCGATTGAATTGGTTGACTTGAACGGAAGAACACAACAGGTTGTTTTCAGCCAAGAAGCATTTGCAGGGCAGGAATACAGCCTTCAAATTCAGGCCAATGATCTTCCTGATGGAGTTTACATCTACAAGTTGACTACCAAACAAGGAGTTGTAACCAAGAAGTTGATGATCAATAAGAACTAA